The proteins below are encoded in one region of Amphiprion ocellaris isolate individual 3 ecotype Okinawa unplaced genomic scaffold, ASM2253959v1 Aocel_unscaffolded166, whole genome shotgun sequence:
- the LOC129348411 gene encoding DNA-directed RNA polymerase III subunit RPC1-like, with translation MEVVVQGIPEVARAVIHIDEQSGKNKYKLLVEGDNLRAVMATHGVNGSRTTSNNTYEVERTLGIEAARSTIINEVQYTTVNHGMSIDRRHVMLLADLMSYKLPANLDLEVEARGNGQGILEYRERRPRVVTYYNQLHEVEEKMPCKHFDLNVTFEGSSGRFKVCMSSRVT, from the exons ATGGAG GTGGTGGTTCAAGGCATACCAGAGGTCGCCCGAGCAGTTATTCACATCGACGAACAGAGTGGCAAGAACAAGTACAAACTTCTGGTTGAGGGCGACAATCTGAGAGCTGTCATGGCAACTCACGGAGTGAATGGGAGTAGGACCACATCAAACAACACATACGAG GTTGAGAGGACTTTGGGTATTGAGGCTGCAAGATCCACCATCATCAATGAGGTTCAGTACACCACGGTCAACCACGGAATGAGCATCGACCGGCGTCACGTCATGCTTCTTGCTGATCTTATGTCCTATAAG TTGCCTGCTAATCTTGATTTGGAAGTAGAGGCTCGAGGAAATGGACAAGGAATACTAGAG TACAGGGAAAGACGACCACGGGTTGTGACCTATTACAATCAGCTGCATGAGGTGGAAGAGAAAATGCCCTGCAAGCACTTTGATCTCAACGTCACTTTTGAAGGATCCAGCG GGAGATTCAAGGTATGCATGAGCTCACGTGTTACATAG